Part of the Verrucomicrobiota bacterium genome, GGCCGGACGACAATCAACCCTCCGGGCAACATGATACGATCGCTAATAGGACCACTTGCGACGCATCGCATCGCACCGCGGGCAGGCTGATACGCAACCCAACACCATCGCGGTTGCGAGTCATGGTATGAGTTAGGACACCATTCGAACAGGGCAACGCCCCAGTCAAAGCAGTTGAGATCCATTGCAGGCACCCCTGCTGCTGTCAGGGCGTCAACTGAATGCAGCTCAATTCCCTCCCATCGCGCAGATAGAGGCGTCCTTCGGCATAAGCCGGATTGCACCAGTTCGAGCCGCAGGCCTGCACCCGGCCTAATTCGCGATATCCCGCAGGATCCGCGGCCACCAGCACCAGTTCGCCTGTTTCCGTGAGCGCCAGGAGGTTGCTACCCACTGCGATTAAACCAAGGTGGGACTTCTCAGCGGACTGGGTGGCGAATCCCCCTTTGGACCACTTGATCGCGCCGGTTTTAACTTCAACACAAAAGAGATTCCGCTCCGGGCCGAGTCCATACAGATGGCCACGCACCGCGACGGGGCTGGAAAAGTTGACCAGAATCTCCTTTGCCCCCCAGACGATGGGTGCGTTCCATCGACGAGCCACCGGATCGAACGCCGGAGCGACCCCGATCAGACCGTTCTCCTTCGAGGAGACCATCACGATGCCGTCCACCACCACCGGTGTCATCACGTGCCGGCCATAGGTGGTGGTCCTCGGCACACGCCAGAGCAACGCGCCGTTGTCGAGGTTCACTCCGATCAACCCCTCCACCGTGAATGCCACCATCTGACGGGGCTCCGTCGCGGCAAAGGTCGTGACGATGGGGGCTGCGTTGGCCGCGCGGTCGTTCTGGGATTGCCACAGCACCTGGCCGGTCCGCTTGTCGAAACACACCACCCCGGCGCCATGCGTGCCGCCCACCAGCGCGATCAATTTGTTTCCCTCCACCCACGGCGCCGCGGTGAACCCGTGGCGTTGCGCTCCCTGGTTATTGCCCACTTCCGCGGGGGACTCGGACTGGAAGTCGCGCAGAAAATTGACCCGCCAGTGCAACTTGCCATCCGAGGCGCCCAGGCATTGGAGCTCACCCCGGCACGATTGTACATAGATGCGCTCTCCATCCACAAGCGGCGTGCAGCGCGGCCCCGGCGCCGTCTGGCCGTTCTTGAAACCATCGTCAAGTGTGACGCTCCAGACCTTCTCGGCCGTCTCGCGGTCGATGGCATGCACGGTCTCTTTCGTATGCTGCGCATCGAGATAGTACACGCGTGACCCGGCCACGACCGGCGCAGCCAGCCCGTCGCCAATCTTCAGACGCCAGACCCGACGGGGCTCGGCCGGCAATCCGCGCAGCGCCGGACCACCGGCGGCACTATGCCCGTCACGAGCCGGCCCGCGCCAACCCGGCCAGTCCGCCGCCGCGGCGCCGAAGATGCCTAGCAGACCCAAAAGGAGCCACGACGCGACTTCGATCCGGCGCAGGAACGAGTGCCGATAGGCAAAGCAAGGGAGGAAGGGATGAGTTCGTCGGGATCGAACCAAACATGGATTGAGTGAAAGATCAGTCGACTGCATCAGTTTCTGATTTCCTGGAGATCGCGAGTCGAAAACGTGCATGTCATGAGGAAGGGGTTCAGGACCGCGTCCGCGTGGGAATGATGGCGGCAAACGTTCATGAGCGCCGCGACGCGCTTGATCGCCGGTTCGGCAGCACGGGTGGACACACGGCGAATAGAAGCAACGGCCGAAAACCCAAGCCACGGTTGAAAACAGGTGATGGTTGATTGGAAGCGCTTCGGCTAACGGACAGGACCGGTCGTGCGCTCGGCGAGCCACAAATAGTCGTTGGGTGAAAGCCCACCGGCTGCGGTCGGATGCGTCGTCCGCCGGATAGTGGCCACATCTCTCCATCTATGGATTTCGGAATGACCATCGGCAAAAGAGAGGGCTCCGGATCCGCCATGATAGCTCGCCGGAGAGTCGTTCATCGATCCATTCTTGGGCAACACGGTGGTGCCGATGGGCATCAGATGCACCAGGAAGCCGTCGTTCAGAGTGGGGCATTCATCGGTAAACACCCACCGATGGGAAGGTGCGTCGAAGGAGTCGATCGTGCGATACTCTTTCCAAGTGGGCTTTCGCTCGGCGATCTGCGACCACGAGGAACCATCCCAGAATCCACCCACGAACGCGTTCATGGCAATGCTCCGGACTCGCGGGTCCTTGCGGGGCGGATTGACGGTGCGATCGCCCGGGCACTTGAAGATGCTTGCTTCACTGCTGAAATACGGCCCCATGAGCGCCTTGGTAAAAAGGAGCTTATTGGTGTTGTCCGGATTAGTCATGTTATAGCTCATGAATCCGGTACACCAACTCCGGGTCAGGTCGCGTTCGGTCACGGTGTTGAACGGCAACTTTCCCTGGTTGTCGTCCGCATAGAGGCGCCATGCGAGCATGACCTGGCGCAGATTATTCATGCATTGAAGGCTCTGTGCTTTTACTTTGGCCTTGCTCAACGCAGGGAGCAACATGCCGGCGAGAATCGCGATGATGGCAATCACGACGAGCAGTTCGATCAACGTAAAACCTGACCGGTGCCGGTGTGCCGCTGCTTTGGGTATCATGGACAAAACTCTGACAGGATCGTTGCGACTCTGAAAGCCGAAATTCCGCTCGGTGTTATCTATTCAATCGGCTCCGACTGCGGTCCGGACAGGGGTGCTGTGGGCCATGTGCAACCAGGCCGAACCGGCCAAGCCTGGCTGGGTCAACCGGAGTTTCCGTGCTGTCACAGCCCCAAGCGGCGTGGAGAATTCCCAGAACCGCGGCGACAAGCCAAAGCCTGCCGACACATTTGGCTCTGGGTGCCCGTCCCGTCGGACGACCAAGACTGACACCCCACCAAGGGCGTTCAGTCCCGGTGATGAGGCCCGGCCAATGAGAAAACATCCCGAACCCTGCTTGTCCCACGCAGAGCGGAGTTGCCCACCAATCTCACGAATGAACACCAATAAGACCAAGACTTCCCCTTCCTGAGGAATCGGTTCCCTGGGGGGGCAATGGGGTCGGGGGGCAATGGGGTCAAGTCTATATCTATTACAAATCAGTTGGTGAACTCACCCCGGGGCATGGGTGGGGCTGCTGCAGAACCA contains:
- a CDS encoding type II secretion system protein, with protein sequence MIPKAAAHRHRSGFTLIELLVVIAIIAILAGMLLPALSKAKVKAQSLQCMNNLRQVMLAWRLYADDNQGKLPFNTVTERDLTRSWCTGFMSYNMTNPDNTNKLLFTKALMGPYFSSEASIFKCPGDRTVNPPRKDPRVRSIAMNAFVGGFWDGSSWSQIAERKPTWKEYRTIDSFDAPSHRWVFTDECPTLNDGFLVHLMPIGTTVLPKNGSMNDSPASYHGGSGALSFADGHSEIHRWRDVATIRRTTHPTAAGGLSPNDYLWLAERTTGPVR